The following coding sequences are from one Oryzisolibacter sp. LB2S window:
- the nuoI gene encoding NADH-quinone oxidoreductase subunit NuoI codes for MSAVVAPASFSLKDFFKSFMLWELAKGMVLTGRYAFRGKVTVQFPEEKTPLSPRFRGLHALRRYDNGEERCIACKLCEAVCPAMAITIESDVRADGTRRTTRYDIDLTKCIFCGFCEESCPVDSIVETQILEYHGEKRGDLYFTKDMLLAVGDRYEPEIAAAKAADAKYR; via the coding sequence ATGTCTGCAGTTGTTGCTCCTGCATCCTTCTCTCTCAAGGATTTCTTCAAGAGCTTCATGCTCTGGGAACTGGCCAAGGGTATGGTGTTGACGGGACGCTACGCGTTCCGTGGCAAGGTCACCGTTCAGTTTCCGGAAGAGAAGACGCCTCTGTCGCCGCGTTTTCGCGGCCTCCATGCGCTGCGTCGATACGACAACGGAGAGGAGCGTTGCATTGCCTGCAAGCTGTGTGAGGCAGTTTGTCCGGCCATGGCCATCACCATCGAGTCCGACGTCCGCGCCGACGGCACACGCCGCACCACGCGCTATGACATCGATCTGACCAAATGCATTTTCTGCGGCTTCTGTGAGGAGAGCTGCCCGGTCGATTCCATCGTCGAAACCCAGATCCTGGAATACCACGGTGAGAAGCGCGGCGATCTGTACTTCACGAAGGACATGCTCCTGGCCGTGGGAGACCGTTACGAGCCCGAGATTGCGGCGGCCAAGGCTGCGGATGCGAAATACCGTTGA
- the nuoG gene encoding NADH-quinone oxidoreductase subunit NuoG → MVEIELDGQKVEVAEGSMVMHAAEKANVYIPHFCYHKKLSIAANCRMCLVDVEKAPKPMPACATPVTQGMIVRTKSDKALKAQQSVMEFLLINHPLDCPICDQGGECQLQDLAVGYGMSASRYGEEKRVVLRKDIGPLISTEEMTRCIHCTRCVRFGQEIGGDMELGMVNRGEHSEITTVKGDTVDSELSGNMIDICPVGALTSRPFRYSARTWELSRRKSISPHDSTGANLIVQVKNHKVMRVVPMENEAVNECWIADRDRFSYEALNSDERLQRPMLKQGGQWQEVDWQTALEYVANGLKCVRDKHGARAIGALVSPHSTLEELHLATTLVRGLGSDSIDYRLRNAEFVQPEGVRWLGMPIAALSDLQAVLVLGSNLRKDHPLFAQRIRQAARKGCKVFAINGRAYDWALPAVHSVVNPADWTQALADVAAAVAQEKGVNPPAQAGSANAEALAIARALVGGERKAVLLGNAAAHHAQASSLLALVQWIAQETGAAFGYLTEAANTVGAQLVSAQPRQDGLNAAQMLAGQAKALLLLNTEPEFDSAAGAKAAQGLADVDMVVTLSPFKTNMDVSDVLLPIAPFTETSGSFVNAEGRVQSFHAVVRPLGETRPAWKVLRVLANIMGLQGVDFESSQDVLNQVTAGVEQLSADQLSNTTKAPITVAQGPSQGPAVASIYQLDGLVRRAPALQLTADARAAREGAAA, encoded by the coding sequence ATGGTTGAAATTGAACTGGACGGTCAGAAGGTGGAGGTCGCCGAGGGCAGCATGGTCATGCATGCAGCCGAGAAGGCCAACGTCTACATTCCGCACTTCTGCTACCACAAGAAGCTCTCCATCGCGGCCAACTGCCGCATGTGCCTGGTGGACGTGGAAAAGGCACCCAAGCCCATGCCCGCCTGCGCCACGCCGGTGACGCAGGGCATGATCGTGCGCACCAAGAGCGACAAGGCCCTGAAGGCGCAGCAATCGGTGATGGAGTTCCTGCTCATCAATCACCCGCTGGATTGCCCCATCTGCGACCAGGGTGGCGAATGCCAGTTGCAGGATCTGGCCGTGGGCTACGGCATGTCGGCATCGCGCTATGGCGAGGAAAAGCGCGTGGTCCTGCGCAAGGACATTGGGCCCCTGATCTCCACCGAAGAGATGACGCGTTGCATTCATTGCACGCGTTGCGTGCGCTTCGGCCAGGAAATCGGCGGAGACATGGAGCTCGGCATGGTCAATCGGGGTGAGCATTCCGAGATCACCACGGTCAAGGGCGATACGGTCGACTCCGAGCTCTCGGGCAACATGATCGACATCTGCCCCGTCGGTGCACTGACCAGCCGGCCCTTCCGCTACAGCGCCCGCACCTGGGAGCTGTCGCGCCGCAAGTCGATCTCCCCGCATGACTCGACGGGTGCGAATCTCATCGTCCAGGTCAAGAATCACAAGGTGATGCGTGTCGTGCCGATGGAGAACGAAGCCGTCAACGAATGCTGGATTGCCGACCGTGACCGTTTCTCCTACGAGGCCCTGAACAGCGACGAGCGCCTGCAGCGCCCCATGCTCAAGCAGGGCGGCCAGTGGCAGGAGGTCGACTGGCAGACGGCCCTGGAATATGTGGCCAATGGCCTCAAGTGCGTGCGCGACAAGCATGGTGCCCGCGCCATTGGTGCCCTGGTCAGTCCGCACAGCACGCTCGAGGAACTGCATCTGGCCACGACGCTGGTGCGCGGCCTGGGCAGCGACAGCATCGACTATCGCCTGCGCAATGCCGAATTCGTGCAGCCTGAGGGCGTCCGTTGGCTCGGCATGCCCATTGCGGCGCTGTCCGACCTGCAGGCCGTGCTCGTGCTCGGCTCCAACCTGCGCAAGGACCATCCGCTGTTTGCACAGCGCATCCGCCAGGCGGCGCGCAAGGGGTGCAAGGTCTTTGCCATCAATGGACGTGCCTATGACTGGGCCTTGCCCGCCGTCCATTCCGTGGTCAACCCTGCCGACTGGACGCAGGCGCTCGCGGACGTGGCCGCGGCCGTTGCTCAGGAAAAAGGTGTCAACCCGCCGGCGCAGGCCGGCTCCGCAAATGCAGAGGCGCTGGCCATTGCCCGCGCGCTGGTCGGCGGCGAGCGCAAGGCCGTGCTCCTCGGCAACGCTGCCGCGCACCATGCGCAGGCAAGCAGCCTGCTGGCCCTGGTGCAATGGATCGCCCAGGAAACCGGCGCGGCGTTCGGCTATCTGACCGAGGCGGCGAACACCGTCGGCGCGCAGCTGGTGAGTGCTCAGCCGCGCCAGGACGGCCTGAATGCGGCTCAGATGCTCGCCGGTCAGGCGAAGGCGCTGCTGTTGCTGAACACCGAGCCCGAGTTCGACAGCGCGGCCGGTGCCAAGGCGGCGCAGGGACTGGCGGATGTGGACATGGTTGTCACGCTCAGCCCGTTCAAGACCAACATGGACGTGAGCGATGTCCTGTTGCCCATCGCACCGTTCACCGAGACATCGGGCAGTTTCGTCAACGCCGAGGGGCGCGTGCAGAGTTTCCACGCCGTCGTGCGACCGCTTGGCGAGACGCGTCCCGCGTGGAAGGTGTTGCGCGTGCTGGCGAACATCATGGGCCTGCAGGGCGTGGACTTCGAATCGTCCCAGGATGTCCTGAACCAGGTGACGGCAGGTGTTGAGCAGTTGTCGGCAGACCAACTGTCCAACACCACCAAGGCACCCATTACCGTCGCACAGGGGCCGTCGCAAGGGCCTGCGGTTGCGAGCATTTATCAGCTGGATGGACTGGTGCGCCGCGCACCGGCCCTGCAACTGACGGCCGACGCGCGTGCGGCACGTGAAGGAGCTGCTGCATGA
- the nuoN gene encoding NADH-quinone oxidoreductase subunit NuoN — MIDNISWLAIYPEIVLLVMACVIALVDLGVSSARRTGTYVLTMLTLAVVAALQGMYASSGNTFYGWNNMVVSDAMGNWLKCFATLSLMATLVYGRPYAGDRDMLRGGELFTLTMLGLLGICVLISANNFLVIYLGLELLTLSSYALVALRRDHTTATEAAMKYFVLGAMASGFLLYGLSMVYGATGSLDIGQVFKAINAGQIRHQILVFGVVFIVAGLAFKFGAVPFHMWIPDVYHGAPTVVTLIIGSAPKFAAFGMAMRLLVDGLLPLAIDWQQMLAVLAFASLLVGNVAGVMQTNLKRMLAYSTISHMGFLFLGLLSGVVNGMVDANAAEAAYSSAMFYIVTYVLTVLPAFGLIAMLAREGFESDEIADLAGLNQRSPLYAGVMAVCMFSLAGIPPLVGFYAKLSVLQALVASGHALHIALAVFAVVMSLIGAFYYLRVVKVMYFDAPLTAGAVSAPFDARVVLSVNGALILILGVVPGGLMALCADAIVRALAT; from the coding sequence ATGATTGACAACATCAGCTGGTTGGCGATTTACCCCGAGATCGTGCTTCTGGTCATGGCCTGCGTGATCGCGCTCGTCGATCTGGGGGTGAGCAGCGCCCGCCGTACCGGCACCTATGTTCTGACCATGCTCACCCTGGCCGTGGTCGCAGCCCTTCAGGGCATGTACGCCAGCAGCGGCAACACCTTCTACGGCTGGAACAACATGGTGGTCAGCGATGCCATGGGCAACTGGCTCAAGTGCTTTGCCACCCTGTCCCTGATGGCCACGCTGGTCTACGGGCGTCCCTATGCCGGTGACCGCGACATGCTGCGCGGCGGTGAGCTGTTCACCCTGACCATGCTCGGCCTGCTGGGTATCTGCGTGCTGATCTCGGCCAACAACTTCCTGGTCATCTACCTGGGGCTGGAGCTGCTGACGCTTTCGAGCTATGCGCTCGTGGCATTGCGCCGGGACCACACGACGGCCACCGAGGCCGCGATGAAGTATTTCGTGCTCGGCGCCATGGCCAGCGGCTTTCTGCTCTATGGCCTGTCGATGGTCTACGGCGCGACCGGGTCCCTCGACATCGGTCAGGTGTTCAAGGCGATCAACGCAGGCCAGATCCGCCATCAGATCCTGGTGTTCGGCGTGGTCTTCATCGTGGCAGGCCTTGCGTTCAAGTTCGGCGCTGTGCCCTTCCACATGTGGATTCCTGACGTCTACCACGGCGCGCCGACCGTGGTCACCCTGATCATCGGCAGCGCGCCGAAGTTCGCCGCGTTCGGCATGGCGATGCGCCTGCTCGTCGATGGCCTGCTGCCGCTGGCGATCGACTGGCAGCAGATGCTTGCGGTGCTGGCGTTCGCATCCTTGCTCGTGGGCAATGTGGCGGGTGTGATGCAGACCAACCTCAAGCGCATGCTGGCCTACTCGACCATCTCGCACATGGGCTTTCTGTTCCTGGGGCTGCTCTCCGGGGTGGTCAACGGCATGGTTGATGCGAACGCCGCCGAGGCGGCTTACAGCTCGGCGATGTTCTACATCGTCACCTATGTGCTGACTGTGCTCCCGGCATTCGGGCTGATTGCCATGCTGGCCCGCGAGGGCTTCGAGAGCGACGAAATCGCCGACCTGGCGGGCCTGAACCAGCGCAGCCCGCTTTATGCCGGCGTGATGGCCGTGTGCATGTTCTCGCTGGCGGGCATTCCTCCGCTCGTGGGCTTCTACGCCAAGCTGTCCGTGCTGCAGGCCCTGGTGGCCTCGGGCCATGCCCTCCATATCGCGCTTGCGGTGTTTGCCGTCGTCATGTCGCTGATCGGCGCCTTCTATTATCTGCGCGTGGTCAAGGTGATGTATTTCGATGCGCCGCTGACGGCTGGTGCCGTGTCCGCACCCTTCGACGCACGCGTGGTGCTGTCCGTGAACGGCGCGCTGATCCTGATCCTCGGCGTGGTGCCCGGCGGCCTCATGGCCCTCTGCGCCGACGCCATCGTTCGCGCGCTGGCGACCTGA
- a CDS encoding DUF1178 family protein encodes MKVLDLLCASDHAFEGWFGSEEDYQSQLARGLVQCPMCGSGEIRKGLSAPRLNLHAASTAAEERRQVSAPELPADASPQALQAAWLHMARQVMARTEDVGQRFASEARRMHYGEIEERAIRGQATPEQTVELLEEGIAVLPLLLPEVAKEPLQ; translated from the coding sequence ATGAAAGTCTTGGATCTGTTGTGCGCGAGCGACCATGCCTTCGAGGGCTGGTTCGGCAGTGAGGAAGACTATCAGTCCCAACTCGCCAGGGGGCTGGTGCAATGCCCGATGTGCGGCAGCGGCGAGATCCGCAAGGGCCTGAGCGCACCGCGCCTGAACCTGCATGCAGCCTCCACTGCGGCCGAGGAAAGGCGGCAGGTGTCCGCTCCTGAACTCCCCGCCGATGCGTCGCCTCAGGCGCTGCAGGCCGCCTGGCTGCACATGGCCCGACAGGTCATGGCGCGCACCGAAGACGTGGGACAGCGCTTCGCCTCGGAGGCGCGGCGCATGCATTACGGCGAGATCGAGGAGCGCGCCATCCGCGGCCAGGCCACGCCCGAGCAGACGGTGGAATTGCTCGAAGAGGGCATTGCCGTGCTGCCCCTGCTGCTGCCGGAGGTGGCCAAGGAGCCCCTGCAATAG
- a CDS encoding DUF2818 family protein, translating to MTQNAAIWLVILAAFVAANLPFLNDRWLIVGARARNGKPFYVRALEMLLLYFVVGALALFIEKRAGQIAPQGWEFYAVTAALFITLAFPGFVYRYLLHRGRWRPGGD from the coding sequence ATGACCCAGAACGCGGCCATCTGGCTCGTGATCCTGGCCGCCTTCGTGGCGGCCAATCTTCCTTTTCTCAATGATCGCTGGTTGATCGTGGGCGCCCGCGCGAGGAACGGCAAACCGTTCTATGTGCGAGCGCTCGAGATGCTGCTGCTGTACTTTGTGGTCGGTGCGCTGGCCCTCTTCATCGAGAAGCGCGCGGGACAGATCGCCCCGCAGGGCTGGGAGTTTTACGCCGTCACCGCGGCCCTGTTCATTACACTGGCGTTTCCGGGATTCGTCTATCGCTACCTGCTGCATCGCGGACGGTGGCGTCCGGGCGGCGACTGA
- a CDS encoding NADH-quinone oxidoreductase subunit M: MGLLSLAIWTPIVFGVLLLAFGSDRHAPAVRWIALIGSLLGLAVTLPLISGFDTGTAAMQFVEKAPWIARFNMHYHLGVDGISMWFVPLTAFITVIVIIASWESITERVYQYMAAFLILSGLMVGVFCALDGMLFYVFFEATLIPMYLIIGMWGGPNKIYAAFKFFLYTLLGSLLTLIAFIYLYNQAGGSFDIASWHKLPLGATAQTLLFFALFAAFAVKVPMWPVHTWLPDVHVEAPTGGSVVLAAIMLKLGAYGFLRFSLPIAPDAAHEWAWLMITFSLIAVIYVGLVAIVQKDMKKLVAYSSVAHMGFVTLGFFIFNDLGVSGGLAQMIAHGFVSGAMFLCIGVLYDRLHSRQIADYGGVVNRMPKFSAFALLFFMANCGLPATAGFIGEWMVIIASVRFNFWTGLGAATALILGASYSLWMYKCVYLGPVTNDNVRGMSDINAREFLVLGVLAIAVLYMGIYPKPFTDVMDVSVAELLRHVAQSKLN, translated from the coding sequence ATGGGTTTGTTGAGTCTAGCCATTTGGACGCCCATCGTTTTCGGCGTCCTGTTGCTTGCCTTCGGCAGTGACAGACATGCACCGGCGGTACGCTGGATCGCCTTGATCGGATCCTTGCTCGGACTGGCGGTCACATTGCCGCTGATCAGCGGCTTCGATACCGGCACGGCGGCGATGCAGTTCGTCGAGAAGGCGCCCTGGATCGCGCGCTTCAACATGCACTACCACCTGGGGGTGGACGGCATCTCGATGTGGTTCGTTCCCCTGACGGCCTTCATCACGGTCATAGTGATCATTGCCTCGTGGGAATCCATCACGGAGCGCGTCTATCAGTACATGGCCGCGTTCCTGATCCTGTCCGGTCTGATGGTCGGTGTGTTCTGCGCGCTCGACGGCATGCTGTTCTACGTCTTCTTCGAGGCGACGCTGATTCCGATGTACCTCATCATCGGCATGTGGGGCGGGCCGAACAAGATCTACGCGGCATTCAAGTTCTTCCTGTACACCCTGCTGGGCTCGCTGCTCACGCTGATCGCCTTCATCTACCTGTACAACCAGGCAGGCGGCAGCTTTGACATCGCGTCCTGGCACAAGCTCCCCCTGGGCGCTACGGCGCAGACGCTGTTGTTCTTTGCCCTGTTCGCGGCGTTTGCCGTGAAGGTACCGATGTGGCCGGTGCACACCTGGCTGCCCGATGTGCACGTGGAGGCGCCCACGGGCGGCTCCGTGGTGCTGGCCGCCATCATGCTCAAGCTTGGCGCCTACGGCTTCCTGCGCTTTTCCCTGCCCATCGCGCCCGATGCCGCGCACGAATGGGCCTGGCTGATGATCACGTTCTCCCTGATCGCGGTGATTTACGTGGGGCTCGTGGCCATCGTGCAGAAGGACATGAAGAAGCTCGTGGCCTACTCGTCGGTCGCGCACATGGGCTTTGTGACGCTGGGCTTTTTCATCTTCAATGACCTGGGCGTGTCGGGTGGCCTCGCACAGATGATTGCGCACGGCTTCGTCTCGGGCGCCATGTTCCTGTGCATCGGCGTGCTCTATGACCGCCTGCACTCGCGCCAGATCGCGGACTACGGCGGTGTGGTGAACCGGATGCCCAAGTTCTCCGCGTTCGCGCTGCTGTTCTTCATGGCCAATTGCGGCCTGCCCGCGACGGCCGGCTTCATCGGCGAGTGGATGGTGATCATCGCCTCCGTGCGTTTCAACTTCTGGACCGGACTGGGCGCCGCCACGGCACTGATCCTCGGCGCCAGCTATTCGTTGTGGATGTACAAGTGCGTCTACCTCGGGCCCGTGACCAACGACAACGTGCGCGGCATGAGCGACATCAACGCACGCGAGTTCCTGGTGCTGGGCGTGCTGGCGATTGCCGTGCTCTACATGGGCATTTATCCCAAGCCTTTCACCGACGTGATGGATGTGTCCGTCGCCGAACTGCTCAGGCATGTGGCGCAATCCAAGCTGAACTGA
- a CDS encoding NADH-quinone oxidoreductase subunit J: protein MDVKTGFFYLFSAVLLFAAFRVVTARNPVHAVLHLILAFTQAAGIWLLLKAEFLAIALVLVYLGAVMVLFLFVVMMLDIRFDIVRKGFWNHFPMAALIGALIAFEMAAILMTGFRGVEEAKPAPALLDAAGQVLPYSNTQALGRLMYTEYLYPVEVAAVILLVAMIAAIALTLRERKDVKANDATAQLRARASERLVMVKMPVTQAAQEPAPVEGEAASAQEKKA, encoded by the coding sequence ATGGACGTCAAAACCGGATTCTTCTATCTCTTCTCGGCGGTGCTGCTCTTTGCAGCCTTCCGGGTCGTCACGGCGCGCAACCCGGTCCATGCCGTGTTGCATCTGATACTGGCCTTCACTCAGGCTGCGGGCATATGGTTGCTGCTCAAGGCCGAATTCCTGGCCATCGCCCTGGTGCTGGTGTACCTGGGTGCGGTGATGGTGCTGTTCCTGTTCGTGGTCATGATGCTCGACATTCGTTTCGACATCGTGCGCAAGGGATTCTGGAACCATTTCCCCATGGCTGCGCTCATTGGCGCCCTGATAGCGTTTGAGATGGCCGCGATCCTGATGACGGGCTTTCGCGGCGTGGAGGAGGCAAAGCCCGCGCCGGCATTGCTTGACGCCGCGGGTCAGGTTCTGCCGTACTCGAACACCCAGGCCCTGGGCCGACTGATGTACACCGAGTACCTCTACCCGGTGGAGGTGGCTGCTGTCATTCTGTTGGTGGCCATGATTGCTGCCATTGCGCTGACGCTGCGCGAACGCAAGGACGTCAAGGCCAACGACGCGACCGCTCAGCTGCGTGCGCGTGCCAGCGAGCGCCTGGTGATGGTGAAGATGCCCGTGACGCAGGCCGCCCAGGAGCCGGCACCGGTAGAGGGCGAGGCCGCAAGCGCCCAGGAGAAGAAAGCATGA
- the nuoK gene encoding NADH-quinone oxidoreductase subunit NuoK: protein MTLTLGHFLSLGAMLFALAVVGIFLNRKNLIVLLMAIELMLLAVNINFVAFSYYLGDIHGQVFVFFILTVAAAEAAIGLAILVLLFRNKTSINAEDLNILKG, encoded by the coding sequence ATGACATTGACCCTTGGCCATTTCCTGTCGCTCGGGGCGATGCTGTTTGCCCTCGCGGTGGTGGGTATCTTCCTCAATCGCAAGAACCTCATCGTCCTGCTGATGGCGATCGAGTTGATGCTGCTTGCCGTGAACATCAACTTCGTCGCCTTCTCGTACTACCTTGGCGACATCCACGGGCAGGTCTTCGTTTTCTTCATCCTGACCGTGGCGGCCGCCGAGGCAGCCATTGGCCTGGCCATCTTGGTGCTGCTGTTCCGCAACAAGACCAGCATCAATGCGGAAGACCTCAACATCCTCAAGGGGTGA
- the nuoH gene encoding NADH-quinone oxidoreductase subunit NuoH has product MIDAIYNGGLNMVAASWWSSMAWPVIWNLIKIVCVLAPLMGAVAYLTLWERKLLGFMQARVGPNRVGPAGLLQPMADGLKLLTKEVIQPTAASKGLFILGPIMAIMPALAAWVVVPFAPDAALANVNAGLLLVMAVASIEVYGVIIAGWASNSKYALLGALRASAQMVSYEIAMGFCFVVVIMVTGSMNLTDIVLSQARGGMADMGLTFLSWNWLPLLPLFFVYLISGVAETNRHPFDVVEGEAEIVAGHMVEYSGMGFAIFFLAEYAAMWLVSILAVLMFLGGWLPPVEALAFIPGWIWLGIKTFVVVSMFIWIRATFPRYRYDQIMRLGWKIFIPVTLVWLLIVGAWLISPWNIWK; this is encoded by the coding sequence ATGATCGACGCGATTTACAACGGCGGCCTGAACATGGTGGCTGCGAGCTGGTGGTCCAGTATGGCCTGGCCCGTGATCTGGAACCTGATCAAGATCGTGTGCGTCCTCGCTCCGCTGATGGGCGCCGTGGCCTATCTCACGCTGTGGGAACGCAAGCTGCTCGGTTTCATGCAGGCCCGTGTCGGTCCCAACCGCGTGGGCCCGGCTGGTTTGCTGCAGCCGATGGCCGATGGTCTCAAGCTCCTGACCAAGGAAGTGATCCAGCCCACCGCTGCGAGCAAGGGGCTGTTCATTCTGGGGCCCATCATGGCCATCATGCCGGCCCTGGCTGCATGGGTGGTGGTGCCCTTTGCGCCCGATGCGGCCCTGGCCAACGTCAACGCCGGACTGCTGCTGGTCATGGCCGTCGCCTCGATCGAGGTCTATGGCGTGATCATTGCCGGTTGGGCCTCCAATTCCAAGTATGCGCTTCTGGGCGCCCTGCGTGCCTCGGCGCAGATGGTCAGCTACGAGATCGCGATGGGCTTCTGCTTTGTGGTCGTCATCATGGTGACGGGCAGCATGAACCTGACCGACATCGTTTTGAGCCAGGCGCGTGGCGGCATGGCGGACATGGGGTTGACCTTCCTGTCCTGGAACTGGTTGCCGCTGCTGCCGCTCTTCTTCGTGTACCTGATCTCCGGTGTTGCCGAGACCAATCGCCATCCGTTCGACGTGGTCGAGGGCGAGGCGGAGATCGTGGCCGGGCACATGGTCGAGTATTCCGGCATGGGCTTTGCGATTTTCTTCCTGGCCGAATATGCGGCCATGTGGCTGGTGTCGATTCTGGCGGTGCTGATGTTCCTCGGCGGATGGCTGCCACCGGTGGAGGCGCTGGCCTTCATCCCGGGCTGGATCTGGCTTGGAATCAAGACATTCGTGGTGGTGTCCATGTTCATCTGGATTCGCGCCACCTTCCCGCGCTATCGCTATGACCAGATCATGCGTCTGGGTTGGAAGATCTTCATTCCGGTCACCCTGGTGTGGCTGCTGATCGTGGGCGCGTGGTTGATCTCGCCCTGGAACATCTGGAAATAA
- the nuoL gene encoding NADH-quinone oxidoreductase subunit L: MSQTLSASTLLAVPLAPLVGSLLAGVLGTAFGGNLIGRRASHSLTILGVLVSFVLSALTLSSVVLDGARFNETIYTWMTVGGLKMEVGFLIDSLTAMMMCVVTFVSLMVHIYTIGYMEEDDGYNRFFSYISLFTFSMLMLVMSNNMLQLFFGWEAVGLVSYLLIGFWFNKPSAIFANLKAFLVNRVGDFGFILGIGLIAAYTGSFNYGEIFAKKQELSGVLLPGSDWQLITVACICLFIGAMGKSAQVPLHAWLPDSMEGPTPISALIHAATMVTAGIFMVSRMSPLFEMSDVALNFVLVIGAITALFMGFLGIIQNDIKRVIAYSTLSQLGYMTVALGVSAYSVAVFHLMTHAFFKALLFLGAGSVIMGMHHNQDIRWMGGLRKYMPITWITSLLGSLALIGTPLFSGFYSKENIIEAARFSQLPGAGFAHFAVLAGVFVTAFYSFRMYFLVFHGKERYDQNPDVHEDVQEEPDPHHHHGDHSKPHESPWVVTVPLVLLAIPSVVIGFMYIQPMLFGDFFKDVIFVDAAKHPAMAQLAQAFHGPVAMAVHGLQTVPFWLALAGVALSYYMYIVNPALPAAIKRACQPIYTVLENKYYADWFNERVIAAGARCLGVGLWKGADQGLIDGAIVNGSWKVVARISAALRRVQTGFLYHYALVMILGVFVLMTYFVWLNK, encoded by the coding sequence ATGAGTCAAACCCTATCTGCTTCGACGCTGCTGGCGGTGCCCCTGGCGCCGCTGGTGGGCTCCCTGCTGGCCGGTGTTCTGGGCACGGCCTTTGGTGGCAACCTGATCGGTCGGCGTGCCTCGCATTCGCTGACCATCCTCGGCGTGTTGGTGTCGTTCGTGCTGTCTGCGCTCACGCTCAGCAGCGTGGTGCTCGATGGCGCCCGCTTCAACGAAACCATCTACACCTGGATGACGGTTGGTGGCCTGAAGATGGAGGTCGGCTTTCTGATCGACAGTCTGACGGCCATGATGATGTGCGTGGTGACCTTCGTGTCGCTCATGGTGCACATCTACACCATCGGCTACATGGAGGAGGATGACGGCTACAACCGCTTCTTCTCTTACATCTCGCTGTTCACGTTCTCCATGTTGATGCTCGTGATGAGCAACAACATGCTGCAGCTTTTCTTCGGCTGGGAAGCCGTGGGCCTTGTTTCCTATCTGCTCATCGGTTTCTGGTTCAACAAGCCATCGGCCATTTTTGCCAACCTGAAGGCCTTTCTGGTCAACCGCGTGGGCGACTTCGGCTTCATTCTTGGAATCGGTCTGATTGCCGCTTACACGGGCAGCTTCAACTATGGCGAGATCTTTGCCAAGAAGCAGGAACTGAGTGGCGTGCTGCTGCCCGGTTCGGACTGGCAGCTCATCACCGTGGCCTGCATCTGTTTGTTCATTGGCGCGATGGGCAAGAGCGCACAGGTGCCGCTGCACGCATGGCTGCCCGATTCCATGGAAGGCCCCACGCCGATTTCCGCGCTGATCCACGCGGCAACCATGGTGACGGCCGGTATCTTCATGGTGTCGCGCATGTCGCCGCTGTTCGAAATGTCGGACGTCGCCCTGAACTTCGTGCTGGTCATCGGCGCGATCACGGCGCTGTTCATGGGCTTCCTCGGCATCATCCAGAACGACATCAAGCGCGTGATCGCCTATTCGACGCTGTCCCAGCTCGGCTACATGACGGTGGCGCTCGGCGTGTCGGCCTACTCGGTGGCCGTGTTCCACCTGATGACCCATGCCTTCTTCAAGGCCTTGCTGTTCCTCGGCGCCGGCTCCGTCATCATGGGCATGCACCACAACCAGGACATTCGCTGGATGGGTGGCCTGCGCAAGTACATGCCCATCACCTGGATCACCTCGCTGCTGGGCTCACTGGCGCTGATCGGTACCCCCTTGTTCTCGGGCTTTTACTCCAAGGAGAACATTATCGAGGCCGCGCGCTTCAGCCAGCTGCCCGGTGCAGGGTTTGCGCATTTCGCCGTGCTTGCCGGTGTGTTCGTCACGGCGTTCTATTCGTTCCGCATGTATTTCCTCGTCTTCCACGGCAAGGAACGCTACGACCAGAACCCCGATGTGCATGAGGATGTGCAGGAGGAGCCCGATCCGCACCACCACCACGGGGACCACTCCAAGCCTCATGAGTCGCCCTGGGTCGTGACGGTGCCTCTGGTGCTGCTGGCCATACCTTCGGTGGTCATCGGCTTCATGTACATACAGCCCATGCTGTTTGGCGACTTCTTCAAGGATGTGATCTTTGTCGACGCGGCCAAGCACCCGGCAATGGCGCAATTGGCGCAGGCCTTCCATGGGCCCGTCGCAATGGCCGTGCATGGCCTGCAGACCGTACCGTTCTGGCTGGCACTGGCAGGCGTGGCACTGTCCTACTACATGTACATCGTCAATCCTGCGCTGCCCGCGGCCATCAAGCGTGCCTGCCAGCCGATCTACACCGTGCTGGAAAACAAGTACTACGCGGATTGGTTCAACGAGCGGGTCATTGCCGCCGGTGCGCGTTGCCTGGGCGTCGGCCTGTGGAAGGGCGCGGACCAGGGCCTGATCGATGGCGCCATCGTCAACGGCTCGTGGAAGGTTGTGGCACGCATTTCGGCCGCATTGCGGCGTGTGCAGACGGGCTTCCTGTACCACTATGCACTGGTCATGATTCTGGGTGTGTTTGTCCTCATGACGTACTTCGTCTGGCTCAACAAATAG